One window of Diabrotica undecimpunctata isolate CICGRU chromosome 8, icDiaUnde3, whole genome shotgun sequence genomic DNA carries:
- the mRpL23 gene encoding large ribosomal subunit protein uL23m: MSTRWYPIYQKGGPQLRVFLPNFWMKLVRPPHAQPANIVTFSCSMEMTKHDIKNYLEKIYDVKCADVRTRIHMPKTRREKTHGYVVKDDDIKYAYVTLPKGEEFKFPDLFEGSVNKEMEDHKKALKQAKEGYQDFVSKNKERQNMPGWFTL, encoded by the exons atgtctACTAGATG GTATCCCATATATCAAAAAGGAGGGCCCCAGTTGAGGGTGTTCCTTCCAAACTTCTGGATGAAACTGGTTAGGCCTCCTCATGCGCAACCCGCTAATATCGTTACCTTTTCCTGTTCTATGGAAATGACTAAACacgatattaaaaattatttagaaaaaatttatgATGTTAAGTGTGCGGATGTACGTACTAGGATACACATGCCGAAAACTAGAAGAGAGAAAACTCACGGATATGTTGTCAAAGACGACGATATAAAATACGCCTATGTCACATTG CCCAAAGGAGAGGAGTTTAAGTTTCCAGATTTGTTTGAAGGCAGTGTTAATAAAGAAATGGAAGATCATAAGAAAGCTCTAAAGCAAGCCAAGGAGGGATATCAAGATTTTGTGTCTAAAAACAAAGAGAGACAGAACATGCCAGGGTGGTTTACTTTATGA